In Chryseobacterium sp., the genomic window CTCCTTTTTTCATGTCAGCTGAACGGGTAAGGAAGTTTACTGTACCTCCTACAGATGCAATCGCTAACTTAGAAGAACCAAGACCTCTCTGAACCTGTAACGTACTTGTTACATCAGATAATCCAGTCCAGTTTGAGAAATAAACAGTACCACCTTCCATATCATTTACCGGCATACCGTTTACCATAACCGCGATGTTTCTTGATTCGAAACCTCTGATCGTAAGACCTCCATCACCAAAACCACCTCCGGATTTTGTAGCGTAAACAGATGGAGTAGTGTTCAAAATCTCAGGTAATTCCTGATTTCCTAATCTTTCTACAAGTTGTGCTGCTTTAATAGTAGATGCAGCAACAGGTGTCTTTCTATCTTTAGCGATATCCGTAACACCTCTTAGGATTACCTCGTCAATGTCTTTAGACTTAGTCTTCACTGTGTCCTGAACCTGCTGAGCGTAATAAACACTAGCTGTAGATAATGTGATAACTGCAGTTAGTATCGATTTGTTGATTAATTTCATAATCGTTAGTAATAATTAGATTTAATTTTCTGCAAAATTCGCAAAATAAAATTTAACCATTATTAACTAAATGTTAATTTTTAATCAATCTTAATAAGTAGTAAGGAATTGATTTTCAGTTTTGTATATAAAAATTGACATTTTGTATGAAAAAAGTCATGTTATTGTATTTTTAACAAAATAGGATTGTTTTTGTTAAAAATACAACGCTATTTCACGGCTTTGAGACTCAAATCTATATTTTTAGCTGAGTGGGTAAGGGCTCCGGCAGAGATAAATGTGACCCCTGTAGAAGCGATTTCTTTGAGCATATCGCGGGTAATTCCACCGGAAGCTTCAGACTCGCATGAGCCATTGATCATGTCGACTGCCAGTTTCATTGTTTCGACATCCATATTGTCAAGCATGATTCTGTCTACCTTTGCATTGATCGCTTCCTGAACTTCTTCAAGGTTTCTGGTTTCAACCTCTATCTTTAATTTTTTCTTATTCTGCTTAATGTAATCTTTAGCCATTGCTACCGCGTTGGTAATGCTTCCGTTATAATCAATATGATTGTCTTTCAGCATGATCATATCATAAAGCCCATATCTATGATTGGTTCCTCCGCCGATTGCAACTGCCCATTTTTCGCAGATTCTGAAATTGGGTGTTGTTTTTCTGGTATCTAACAGCTTGGTTTTAGTGCCTACTAATCTTGAATCCCATTCATGAGTCAGTGTTGCAATGCCACTCATTCTTTGCATACAGTTGAGGATCAGTCTTTCGGTAGAAAGAATAGATCTTGCACTTCCGGTTACTATAAGGGCAATATCCCCTGCTTTTGCTAAGTCACCGTCTTTCAGAAAGATTTCAACTTTTAAATTTTTGTCAAAAGTTTTGAAAATAAATTCAGCCAATTCTACACCAGCCAAAATGCAGTCCTGTTTTACCAGAAGTTTTGCGCTTTGTTCCAGCTCTTTCGGAATGGTTGAAAGAGTAGAGTGGTCGCCATCCCGGATGTCTTCTTCCAATGCATTGTTAATAAATGTTTTTAATGCTTTATCGGTAACGTAGCTTGGTCTTTTCATGTGGTATGCTTTTTAGGCTAAATCTTTATTGTAAAATGCACCCTTATTTTCTTTCATTTCCATAGACTGGGTAATGATAAGGTGTGCAACGGTTGTTAGGTTTCTTAATTCTGAGAGTTGTGGAGAAAGTATAGAGTAGTGGTAGATTTCATCTACAGCTGCTGCAATTTCCTGATGCTTTTGCAAGGCCATATTCAAACGTCTGTTGCTTCTCACAATTCCCACAAGGTCGCTCATCATTTCCTGAAGCTGTTTTCTAAGGTAGCTGATAATGACCATTTCATCCATGATTTTCATTCCTTCCTCATTCCATTCCGGAACAGCTTTCAGATCATCGAAGTTAAAATGGTTCTCATTCAGCAGTTCTGCTGTTTTCATCGCAGCATTATGGCCAAACACTAAACCTTCGAGCAGGGAGTTGGAGGCCAGCCTGTTGGCTCCATGCAATCCTGAATTGGTACATTCGCCAACGGCAAAAAGGTTTTTAATGGATGACTGCCCGTCTCTGTCTACCTCAATACCTCCCATCAGGTAATGGCAGGCAGGAACAACAGGAATTAACTGCGTGAAAGGATCGATCCCTTCGTCTTTACATTTTTTATAAATATTGGGGAAATGCTCCAGGAACTTTTCATGATTCATTTCGCGGCAGTCGAGACCTACATACTCGTCCCCTGAAACTTTCATTTCGTTGTCAATTGCTCTGGCAACGATGTCTCTTGAAGCGAGTTCTTCCCGTTCATCATATTTGTGCATGAACTTTTCCCCTCTTTTGGTTCTTAATTTCGCACCATCACCGCGTACCGCTTCAGAGATGAGGAAGAGCATTCCATCAATTTTACTATATAAGGCTGTAGGATGAAACTGATAGTACTGCATATTGGACACCTTTCCCTTCGCCCGTGCTACGAAAGCTATTCCGTCTCCGGTTGCGATCTTAGGATTGGTGGTATTTTTGTAAACGTGTCCGGCTCCTCCGGTAGCTGCCAGTGTAATCTTAGAAGTGATTTTCTTGATTGTTTTGGACTTTTCATCCAGAATATAAGCTCCATAGCAATGAATGTCTCCCTCGTTCAGTTCTTTACCCGGAACATGGTGCTGGGTAATGATATCGATCACATAATGATGGTCTAAAATTTCAATGTTTGGGCTGTTATTGGCTGTTTCCAATAAGGCTCTTTCAATTTCAAATCCGGTGATATCTTTGTGATGAACAATCCTGTTTTCGGTATGGCCTCCCTCTCTCCCTAAAGCAAATTCGCCGTTTTTCATATCAAACTGGGCGCCCCACTCGACAATTTCATTAAATCTTGCCGGAGCTTCTTTCACTACCATTTCTACCACATCGCGTTTGTTTTCACCGTCTCCGGCCCTCATGGTATCTTCGATATGCTTTTCAAAATTATCTTTTTTGAAATCTGTAACTACGGCCAGCCCGCCTTGGGCATATTTCGTATTGCTTTCGTCTTCGTCAGATTTTGTTACGATAATGATTTTGGCATCAGGGAGTTGTTCGGAAACTTTAATGGCATAGGAAAGTCCGGAAATGCCGGAACCAATTACTAATACATCCGCTTTTATCATAGGCTTGCTTTAGGTACAATCGTTTAAAGATTACATAAATTTAAACAATTTTTCGTTTGGTTTTCTTACTTTTTTCATGTGCTGGAAATGATCTTCTTCAGAACGGTAGCCTAAAGCGAGGGTAACGGTTACTTTTTCTGTTTCGGGATTTATATTCAGAATCTCTTCTATAAGATCCTGCCGGAAGCCTTCCATTGGGCAAGTGTCTATATTTTCAATAGCAGCGGCATACATAAGATTCGCCAATACAATATAAGACTGCTTTTCTGCCCAGTTGAAAATTTCATCCTGTGTTTTCTGTACAATATGTTGATTAATGCTGTTTCTGAAGGGTTCAAGCTTTTCTACCGAAGTCTGACGTATTTCAGAAATATGATTAAAATAGCCTTGAACATAGCTCTCTTCAATTATTTTTTTTGAAATAATAACAACAAGGTGAGAACAGGTGGAGATTTGTGATGGATTATAAAAAGCCGGAATTAATTTCTGTTTCATCTCCTCACTTTCAACCACTACAATTTTATAGGGCTGAAGACCCAATGAACTTGCAGACAGTTTCCCTGACTCAAGAATATTGAAAAGGGTTTCTTGAGGAATGATTTGATGATTAAATTTTTTTACAGAATATCTTCTGCTTAAAGCTTCCAAATAATTCATAGGACAAATTTAAGAATTGAATATGAATAAAATGGGTTTAAAATGAAATATATCCTCTTAAATAATATAAAAAATCACTCCCGGTAAAGGAGTGATTTTTTTATGATAATGGCTGGTTCTCTTAATCTCTGTTTTTGACCATGATCCATCCTGAGAATTTTATTGGGGTACTGATTTTATTGTTCTCATTCCATGTTACGGAATACCAGTAACTTCCTGTAGGAACTCTTCTTCCGTTTGCTGTTCCATTCCATATGTATCTGTTGGTTTTATCAGCTTTGAAAAGCTGCACGCCATATCTGTCATAAATGTTGACTTCCAGGTTCTGTTTATGGGCTAAAGCAGAATAATCTACCACATCATTGATGCCGTCATCATTAGGAGTGATTACGTTGATAAGATTAGGAACCGTGATATTGATTTCGATTGGGGCACAATTATAACTGTCTTTTACAAATACTTTTGCCTCGCCTCTGGAAACATTGCTGAATATGTTAGAGTCTTGCCAGTTAACATTGTCCATTGAATATTGATAAGGGGGCGTTCCTCCGTTTACATACACGGTAACTGTATTTCCCGAAATATCAATGCTTGTCACAACAGGATTTTCAGATGCATATACTTTTACGGTTTGTACGGCAACGCAGTCTCCTGTTTTAAGCTTAACCCAGTAGGTGCCCACTCCTACATTGCTGATGGTTTGAGTGGTGGCTCCTGTGCTCCATTCGTAGCTTTTAAATCCTGGCCCCGCATCTAATGTTGTCTTGCCTTCCATGCAAATGATTTTATCCTTTAAAACAGTGGAAAAGGTTGGCGGAATAACAGTTAAAGTTACTTTAGCGACTGAGTAGCATCCGTTTGCATTGGTCACTTTAATATAAATTACCCCTGTAGGAGCAATGTATGTTGTAAGATTGGTGGTAATCTCATTGGTTCCGTTAATGGCGTCCGTTAACGATGGGTAATATTTTTTTGTAGTTCCGTTCTGTGTGGTTACTGAAACTCCTGTCAGGTTAAAGGAAGCCGTAGATGGATTGGTTTCTATAGAACATGATCTGATTTCAGCATCATTCACTACCACTACAGGGTAGATGTTTAATGTTATTTTAGCGGTGCTTACACATCCTTGTTGTGTGGTCACCTTTACATATACTGTTGCTGCTGGTGAAACATATACCGCCGGATTGGTAATCAGATTGGTTCCTGCGTTCAGGTCGTAAAGGGAAGGATAGAATTCTTTAGTAACCCCCGGTACAGTGGTTACTGCAGCAGAAGTAAGGTCAAATGTTGCCGTTCCTGCATTGTTATTGTTACATCCGTTGAGAGTAGCGTCACTTGCAGCGAAAGGGGTTGGGTTGAGTTGTATGATTCCATCTCCATTATCACAAAGTGTAGAAGTAGGATCCTTGACCACTACTTTGATGGTTGTATTTCCTGTATATTGGAAAGCTGAAGGATTGGCAATAGGGGTTGAACTTCCCTGTATGTAATAGGTGAAAATATAATTTCCGGGATTATTGACAAATTGATTATTGTAAGAAGTAAGGTCTACGACACCATTTCCTGTCGCTGGATTTGCACAGACGAATGGAGTAACCGTATTGTTCAGAATAGGAACTTTATCTACAAATACTTTAACATTTTTAATGGAGTGTCTGGCACTTGCTCCTCCTGTTGCAGCAGAGAATCCGAAATATCCCTGGGTCATTCCGATGGCGGCACCGGAAGGAGCAAATGATTGATCAACAATTAAAACCCCGTCAATCTTTATTTTAATGATCCAATTGGCTGGGTTAGTGAGATCTGTTTCTCCGTTTACCTCTACATGTTTATAGGTGCTCCCTACAAACGGTTGAGTAGCGTTGAGGTCAGGGGAGTGAAAAGTACTGTTGGGAGTGTTGTTAAACTCTATATTATTTCCGGCAGTGTTGTTGGTGCCATATAATATGTGTACTTTGCTCATTTGGCCCTCGGTCGCGTTGTTGAAGATGTCAAATCCCACCATGAGTCCTGATGCATTCGCAGGGATTCCCAGTCCGCCGCCTGCTACGAAGCCTGTTGGCGGATTGACAAGGTACCAGAATGTAAAGCCATCGCCCCTTCCAAACTGAGCGGTTCCGTTTCCGTCAATTCTGAAATCAAATTCTACTTTCCACTTGTCACAATAGCTTAATGTAATAGGAGTAGATAGTTTTATAGCCCCATATTTACTTGTCTGGTCAGTGGTCAGCCTTATAAAGTCTCCGCTGACAACGGCGTCTGAAACAAGATCCCATCCTGTAGTATTAACTGGATTTCCTGAGAGCTGGTAGGTTTGTGAGTGTATTTTAACAGGCAGACACAATAAAATAGTTAGTAAAAAAATAAGTATATCTTTTTTCATAGTAGATTGGTTGTGGTATTGTTTAATGATTGTTATAATGTGTTATGGCTTGCTTTGAATAAAAATGTTCAATATTCATAAAAAACTATCCTCTTTGAAAAAGGATAGTTTTCATCTTTTGCAGTTTACTCTCTGTTTTTTACCAATACCCATCCTGAGTATTTGGTTTCAGTATTGTTTTTGTTGTTTTCGTTCCATGAGATGGTGTACCAATAAGTTCCGGTAAGGATTTTTTTGCCGGAAGCCGTTCCGTCCCATTTGAAATTTCTTGTTTTATTTGCTTCGTAAAGTTTGTTTCCATATCTGTCATACACGATGAAAACTAAATTTTTCTTGTAAGCTAATGCAGAGTAATCAATAGCATCGTTTACATTGTCATCGTTTGGAGTGATGGCATTGACAAGATTGGGAACCGTAATCTGTACTTCAACAGGAGTACAATTGTAGAAATCTTTCACATAAACCTTTACCTCTCCGCGTTGAAGGCCTGTGAAAATATTGGAGTCCTGCCAATTGGACCCATCAACAGAATATCTGTATGGAGGAGTTCCTCCGGATACATTGATGGTGATTGTATTGTTGTTGATGTCAATGGTTGAAATAACAGGATTGGAAGATGGGATAACTTTTACATTCTGCTTGGTAATACAGTTTCCGGTTTTAAGCAGTACCCAGTAAAGGCCCACATCTACTCCTTTGATAGATTGGGTTTTGGCTCCTGTATTCCATTCATATCCATCGAAGCCCGGACCTGCATCCAGATCTGTTTTGTCACCGATACAGATGATTTTATCTTTCAGAACTGCGGATATAACGGGGGGAAGCACCATCAGATTGATCTTGGTTATGGCAAAACATCCGTTGCTGTCTGTCACTTTTACATATACGACTGTATTTGCCGAAACATACTGCTGAGGATTGGCTATTTCGTTGGTTCCGGCCAAAGCATCAGCGATGGAAGTGTAATATTTTTTGCTTACACCTGCCAATGGGGTTACATTTGCTGTGGTGAGGTCAAATACCGCAGTTGAAATATTGTTCTCGATAAAACAAGACCGAAGAGAGGCTTCGTTGACCTGGGTTTCAGGATAGAAAGCCAAGGTTATTTTTGCAGTGCCTGTACATCCCTGCGGTGTTGTTACTTTGACATATACTGTTCCGGGAGCGGATAGGTAATTGTCCGGAGAAGCAATTTCATTGACGCCTGCATTCAGATCAGTTAAAGTTTTGTAGTATTTTTTAATAGCGCCGGGAACATTCGTTACATTGGCTGTCGTCAGGTTGAAAACGGCGGTGCCAGCTTTGTTGTCATTGCAAGCCAAGAGTGTTTTATCATCAGCTTTAAACGGAGAAAGTACCAGCAATATTTTAGCATCAGGATTATCGCATAAAATCCCTGCATTATCTTTTATGACAACAGTTATGGTTGTGTCGGTATTGTATTGATAATTGGTCGGATTGGCAATAGGCGTAGAGCTCCCTAAAGGATAATAGGTGAAAGTATAGTTTCCTGGCGTGCTGACAAATTGAGAATTGAAAGTTGTTAAATTCACACTTCCGTATCCTGTGGTCGGATCGGGACAAAATGATTGAGTTGCTGTATTCTGCAGAATAGAAACTTTATCCGTGTAAATTTTTACATTTTTAATAGAATGTCTCGATCTTGCCCCTCCTGTAGAGGCTGAAAATCCAAAATAACCCACTGTCATTGAAGCGGCAGTACCTGAAGGAGCAAAAGACTGATTACAGATTACATTGCCATCAATGGTTATTTTTACAATCCAGTTGGTCGGAGCGGCAGGATCTACCTGGGCGGTTACTTCAACATGCTTAAAGGTGGTGCCCTGAAAAGGCAGGGTTGTATTCATGTCCGGTGAGTGAAAAGAACTTCCGGCAACATTGAAAAACTCTACGTTGTTGGTGTCGGTTGTATTGGTCACCTGTCCGTAGGCAACGTGAACCTTGCTCATCGTAGCTGCAGTTGTATTATTATAAGAGTCAAGTCCAACGATAAAACCTACTGCATTTTTGGAAACGCCAAGACCGGAACCCAATACACTGGCAACAGGTGGATTTGCAAGATACCAAAATGCAATTCCGTCACCATTGGAGGTTTGGTTAGAATCCATTCTGAAGTCGAATTCTACCCTCCATTTATCACAGTATTTTAAATTAATCGGATCATTCAGTCTGATAGATCCGGATTGGTGATTGGTGTCAGGAGTAAGCTGAATAAAATCACTATTGACTTGTGTAGGGGAAACCATTGTCCATCCGGTGGTATTGACGGGATTTCCGGTAAGCTGATATGTTTGGGCGAAAGATTTTTCCGATATGAAGAATAGCAGAACAGAAAAGTAGGCCAATAGATTTTTATTCATTTGAGTAGGAGTTTAATTTAATAAGTAAAGATATTAAATCCTAATCAAAAAATATGTATTTAATGTTAATTTCGCTAAAATATTAAATTATTATTTAAAATTTACGGTTTATTATGAGTTAGTGTAAATGTTATTGCGAATTTATATTGATTAAATTAAAATAAAGAATTGTCATCGAGGCCTTCAAAATAGATGTCTATTTCCAGATCGGGAGATTGGGCGGCAGCAACAGCTAATTTGTCGCAAAGTTCGTTTTCGAAATGGCCGGCATGTCCTTTTACCCAATGCATTTTGGGTTGGTGCTTGTTGTATAGTTCAATGAATTTTTTCCAGAGATCCGGGTTTTTTACATTCTTCCATCCTCTTTTTATCCATCCTGTAATCCAGTTTTGATTGACAGCATCCGCTACATATTTACTGTCGGTATAAACATGGATGTCATTTTCTGTGGACTTTAGTTTTTCCAGAGCGGTAATGACGGCCAGGAGCTCCATCCTGTTATTGGTGGTCTTCCGGAAACCTTTAGAAAATGTTTTCTGGTAGTTTTTTTCGGGAACGCGCATAAGAATGCCATATCCTCCCTTTCCGGGATTACCGCTGCAGGCACCGTCAGTATATATTTCGATTTTCAAACTTGTTTTTTTAAATTAGCAGGTTTTCAATTGTACCTTTTAAAAAGGAAAATCATCGTCATCATCAAAATCATTCATGGATGACCCGGAAAGCTGTGAGCTGTCTGGTAAGTCAAATGCTGCACCAGGCTGAATGGTTGTTTTGATTCTGTCAAAACCACTTGGTTCATTGGACCCGAAATTGGAAGGATATCCACCTCCTGCTCCTCCATCAAATGCAGCCTCGATATCTCCAAATTTGGCAAAGTGCTTTAAGAAAGATAATCTCACATCGGCTGTAGCACCATTTCTGTGTTTTGCAATAATCAGTTCGGCCTGGTTTTCTGTAGAAGTTTCCTGCCCCTCTTCATCGTTATCCCATACCGTAATTTTATAATATTCAGGTCTGAAGATGAAAGATACGATATCGGCATCCTGCTCAATCGCTCCGGATTCCCTCAGATCTGAAAGCTGAGGTCTCTTTCCGGGACGGGCTTCCACACTTCTTGAAAGCTGGGATAGGGCGATTACCGGGACATTTAATTCTTTTGCAATCGCCTTCAGGGAACGGGAGATCATGGAGATTTCCTGCTCACGGTTTCCCACGCCTTTTCCGCCTCCTCCTGCGGTCATCAGCTGAAGGTAGTCGACCATGATCAGCCTTACGCCATGCTGCATTACCAATCTCCGGCATTTGGCACGGAAGTCAAAAATGGACAGGGATGGAGTTTCATCGATGTATAATGGAGCATTTTCCAATTCTGAAACATTCGAGAAGAGCCTCTGCCATTCATCGTCATCCAGCGTTCCTTTTCTTAATTTCTCAGAGGAGATTCTGGTCTCAGAAGCGATCATCCTGGTGATAAGCTGTACCGAAGCCATCTCGAGCGAGAAAAGAGCCATCGGGATCTTGTGTCCCACAGCAATATTTCTTGCCATGGAAAGAAGGAATGCTGTTTTACCCATCGCCGGACGTGCCGCAATGATGATAAGGTCAGAATTCTGCCAGCCCCCTGTTTCTTTATCCACATCCCTAAAGCCGGAAGGAACTCCTGAAAGCCCTTGCTTGTCTTTTAAAGATTTAATTGTATCAATAGCCTGTTTTACTAATGAGTTTGCGGTATCGAAACCCTTTTTGATCGTTCCGTTGGTGATCTCAAAAAAAGACTGCTCTGCTTTATCCAAAAGCTCAAAAACATCGGTTGATTCTTTATACGAAGAGTCAATTACGTTGGCAGAAACATTAATAAGACTTCTTAAAATGTATTTTTCAAGAATGACACGCACGTGGTATTCAATATGGGCAGATGAACTTACCCCCATGGTCAGATCGATGATGTAATGATCCCCTCCGGCCTGGCTTAGTTTGTCTTCTTTTTTTAAATCCTGGATAATGGTCATTAAGTCTACCGGGTGGTTACCCTCGTAGAGTTTTAAAATCGTAGAAAAGATGACCTGATGTCTCGGATCATAAAATACTTCAGGAGTAAGAAGGTCAATGGAGTGGTCCAGGCCCTTTTTGTCGATCAAAAAGGTTCCGATAACAAGTCTTTCGAAATCCACTGCATTGGGTGGCATTTTCCCATCCGCAATAGAAAGTTCTTTTGCAAAGTTTCCGTGAGTTAGGGATGATAATGTTTCTTTCTGCGCCATAATGCAAAGATAGTTTATTTACAAAATAATTGAAAAATAGTATTCAACAAATTATCAGGAGTTCTTGTGAAAATACTGTAAACAGGACATTGGGGGTGTTGATAAAAAAAATCACCTCGGTCCGAGGTGATTTTTATGAGAGTATGAATAAAAACTTATTCTTTATTTTTTACCAATACCCATCCTGAGTACTTGGTTTCAGTGTTATTCTTGTCATTTTCATTCCATGAAATCGTGTACCAGTAAGTTCCTGTCGGGATTTTTTTACCAAAGGCAGTTCCGTCCCATGTGAAATTTCTGATTTTGCCCGCCTCATGAAGTTTGTTTCCGTATCTGTCATAGACTATAAAGACAAGATTTTTCTTGTACGCTAATGCTGAATAGTCAATGACATCATTTACGTTGTCTCCGTTTGGAGTAATGGCATTGATGAGGTTAGGAACAGTAACTGTCACCTGAACTGGAATACAATTGAACGAATCTTTTACATATACCGTATTTTCGCCTCTTGGAAGTCCTGTGAAGGAATTAGAGTCCTGCCAGTTAATTCCGTCTATGGAATATTTGTAAGGAGGTACACCTCCGTTTGCAGTCACTTTAATCGTATTGTTGCTGATTTCTATATTGGAAATAACCGGTTGCAAACTGGCGCGCACATGTACTTCCTGAAGGGTTATACATTTTCCTGTTTTCAGTTTTACCCAGTAGGTACCGATTCCCACATTGTTAATAGATTGTGTTGTTTCTCCGGTGCTCCATTCGTATCCGTCAAATCCAGGTCCTGCATCCAGGGTAGTTTTGCCTTCGGCGCAGATTACTTTGTCTTTTAATACGGTAGATTTTACCGGTGGCAAAACAGTTAACGTAATCTTTGCGATATTAAAACACTGTTTTTCATTGGTCACTCTTGCATATACTATAGTGCTGGATGAAAGGTAAGCATCCGGAATGGCAATTGGGTTGGTCTGAGACATGGCGTCTGCCATCGTCTTGTAATATTTTACAACCGTTCCTGTAGGTATCGGGTTGGGAAGCCCGATCGCTGCATGGCTAAGATCAAAGGTTGAGAAATTAACATTATCAGGAATATAGCATTCCTGCAACACCGCATCATTTAATACAACGGTTGGGTGAAATTGTAATCTGATGGTGGCCGTAGCCTTACATCCGAATGCAGAAGTCACTTTTACATATATTGTCGTTTCCGGTGAAATATAACTGGTTGGATTGGTGATTTCGTTCGTTTCCGCATTCATGTCAGCAAGAGTAGGATAGTACTTGATGACTGCTCCGGCTCCTGTAAATACATTGGCTGTTGTCAGGTCATAGGTGGCGGTACCAGCTCCGTTGTTATTGCAGGCCAGAAGGGTGGCGCTATTGGCGGTAATGCTGGCGTCTACAAACTTAAATTTCCCGTTAATGAAACAGCCGTTCATAGGATTGTCCGGGTTGCTCGGGTCGTGATAGGCAATCCTGTAGTAATATGTTTTTACCGCGTCTACAGTAGCTATTGTAAGAGGAGATGCTCCGGTAAGAACATCGTTGATATTGTCGTGATAAGTGACATTGAAGTTCGTATTGTTTCCGTTTACGATTCCTGCAGTAAGGGTTGAAAAATCAAACTGTGTCGGAAGTCCGCACACCATTACTTTGCTTGGCTGTGTAGGATCTGCGGATGGAATTCCCGGAGTGATAAACGGATTAGGTGCTAATGTCGGATCGTTGAATGCTGAACTTAAAGATGCCGTTCCGCTCCAGATCATTGAAAAACCATTGGCTGACCTGGTGTGGTTGTTGATGACCAGATAATAAGTTTCTCCTGCTAATGCATTGATGTATGGGCTCCATTCCGCATTGTTCATTGCTGAACTGTTAGGTGGAAGAACTGCTGGAGGAGCAAGATTTAAATCTAATCCTGTTTCTCCGGTAGCTACCGATCCCCAGTAGTTACATCTTAAAGGTTTAACGAAAACGTGGGAGTCGTTCTGTAAAGATGCACAGCCGCCATTGGTAGGGCCATAGACTGCAAAATCATAATCATCCCTCAGAACGTTAGATTTAATGGTAAAGGCAAGGGTTCCGGAGGTTGCCACTGTGAAAGTGTACCATACCGAGTAGGTCTCATTTACGCTTAAGCATCCCCCGTTTTGATTGAGAATTTCCACAATACTTCCCACTCCGGAAGGAGTATAGGAAATATCAGAGTTCCCACAAATTGGAATTGCCGTGACGCAGTCAGACTG contains:
- the dnaB gene encoding replicative DNA helicase; its protein translation is MAQKETLSSLTHGNFAKELSIADGKMPPNAVDFERLVIGTFLIDKKGLDHSIDLLTPEVFYDPRHQVIFSTILKLYEGNHPVDLMTIIQDLKKEDKLSQAGGDHYIIDLTMGVSSSAHIEYHVRVILEKYILRSLINVSANVIDSSYKESTDVFELLDKAEQSFFEITNGTIKKGFDTANSLVKQAIDTIKSLKDKQGLSGVPSGFRDVDKETGGWQNSDLIIIAARPAMGKTAFLLSMARNIAVGHKIPMALFSLEMASVQLITRMIASETRISSEKLRKGTLDDDEWQRLFSNVSELENAPLYIDETPSLSIFDFRAKCRRLVMQHGVRLIMVDYLQLMTAGGGGKGVGNREQEISMISRSLKAIAKELNVPVIALSQLSRSVEARPGKRPQLSDLRESGAIEQDADIVSFIFRPEYYKITVWDNDEEGQETSTENQAELIIAKHRNGATADVRLSFLKHFAKFGDIEAAFDGGAGGGYPSNFGSNEPSGFDRIKTTIQPGAAFDLPDSSQLSGSSMNDFDDDDDFPF
- a CDS encoding T9SS type B sorting domain-containing protein, with the translated sequence MKKILLLLILFISQAFYSQSDCVTAIPICGNSDISYTPSGVGSIVEILNQNGGCLSVNETYSVWYTFTVATSGTLAFTIKSNVLRDDYDFAVYGPTNGGCASLQNDSHVFVKPLRCNYWGSVATGETGLDLNLAPPAVLPPNSSAMNNAEWSPYINALAGETYYLVINNHTRSANGFSMIWSGTASLSSAFNDPTLAPNPFITPGIPSADPTQPSKVMVCGLPTQFDFSTLTAGIVNGNNTNFNVTYHDNINDVLTGASPLTIATVDAVKTYYYRIAYHDPSNPDNPMNGCFINGKFKFVDASITANSATLLACNNNGAGTATYDLTTANVFTGAGAVIKYYPTLADMNAETNEITNPTSYISPETTIYVKVTSAFGCKATATIRLQFHPTVVLNDAVLQECYIPDNVNFSTFDLSHAAIGLPNPIPTGTVVKYYKTMADAMSQTNPIAIPDAYLSSSTIVYARVTNEKQCFNIAKITLTVLPPVKSTVLKDKVICAEGKTTLDAGPGFDGYEWSTGETTQSINNVGIGTYWVKLKTGKCITLQEVHVRASLQPVISNIEISNNTIKVTANGGVPPYKYSIDGINWQDSNSFTGLPRGENTVYVKDSFNCIPVQVTVTVPNLINAITPNGDNVNDVIDYSALAYKKNLVFIVYDRYGNKLHEAGKIRNFTWDGTAFGKKIPTGTYWYTISWNENDKNNTETKYSGWVLVKNKE